The following coding sequences lie in one Fusibacter sp. A1 genomic window:
- a CDS encoding TetR/AcrR family transcriptional regulator: MELKDKIVEVAYDLFATKGYDKTTIADIIKGAGASKGGFYHHFKSKDEILEKIIFASIEEIVLYYKEVLDDDSTTAVAKLSESFYRLNEAKKESAKDWNKLKKLYTFKGNHVLLKRMAEAFEEQTADFYHHLIKQGIESGEFQVQYPKQLGALWSREVIKFHQMSRRIFTGVKDNEDEFYDMLKFDEELINSQLGIESGRIRLVEMGDAYLQSMKKIVREGML; the protein is encoded by the coding sequence ATGGAATTAAAGGACAAAATAGTTGAGGTGGCTTATGACTTATTCGCAACAAAGGGATATGACAAGACGACCATAGCAGATATTATCAAAGGTGCGGGTGCATCCAAAGGTGGATTTTACCATCACTTCAAGTCAAAAGATGAGATTCTCGAAAAGATCATCTTTGCATCAATAGAAGAAATAGTGCTTTATTACAAGGAAGTTTTAGATGACGACTCAACTACTGCGGTGGCAAAGTTGAGCGAATCCTTTTATCGGTTGAACGAAGCAAAGAAGGAATCGGCAAAAGACTGGAATAAGCTTAAAAAGCTCTATACATTCAAGGGCAATCATGTTTTGTTAAAACGAATGGCGGAAGCATTTGAAGAGCAAACAGCTGATTTCTATCATCACTTGATTAAGCAAGGAATAGAGAGCGGTGAATTTCAAGTTCAATACCCTAAACAGTTGGGCGCCCTATGGAGTAGGGAAGTAATAAAATTTCACCAGATGTCTAGGCGCATCTTTACTGGCGTCAAAGATAATGAAGATGAATTTTATGATATGCTCAAGTTTGACGAAGAGCTGATCAACAGTCAGCTAGGCATTGAGAGTGGAAGGATTCGTTTAGTTGAGATGGGAGATGCTTATTTACAGTCAATGAAAAAGATTGTAAGAGAGGGGATGTTATAA